From Schaalia sp. ZJ405, one genomic window encodes:
- a CDS encoding sensor histidine kinase, whose protein sequence is MTSDRSSLALLRAALDLTGTLDLRAALQNFVDRACALTGSPHGALSVLDTWGATTMLIEHHDSPELPTVPGVLISLIPTGEALVVNDPQEIDEVALPPATPPFLGVSVLIEEQVYGRIYLTGKPGGYDPSDVAVLNALAPAAGIAVENAHLYADARRTERWISASQNLTTTMLEGAEEEEALELIARTVREVSRADTAIIVLPSIGDTWAAEITDGFQADSLLGVVFPHEGRAMSVLNEGTGMIVDSMARAQTMRLPALASFGPALYAPLRSGKASAGVLILLRKIGSPEFDSSELSLAESLASQAALALEIASARHAQDVAALFDERDRIGRDLHDFAIQQLFATGMQLDSAKQLIDSGEAVSSAKLSQILDDSLASIDESVRQIRAIIHKIREPDQNVGTVERVRRETSLTRSVLGYAPSLLITLDGVEINAEEDLEPRRIMEFDGRIDPDRSDDIVAVVREGLSNIARHAHATAASVRVELSGREHLGMVRVSIADDGRGIDPDRTRSSGLSNLRERARRHGGTFTLTPGIGGLGTQLTWEIPLASHARESTH, encoded by the coding sequence ATGACCTCGGACCGATCGTCGCTGGCGTTACTTCGCGCAGCCCTTGACTTAACGGGAACACTTGATCTGCGCGCCGCCCTCCAGAACTTCGTTGACCGCGCGTGTGCGCTCACCGGTTCACCGCACGGCGCCCTATCTGTCTTAGACACGTGGGGAGCCACAACCATGCTCATTGAGCATCACGACTCCCCTGAGCTGCCCACGGTCCCAGGGGTGTTGATTTCTCTTATCCCCACAGGTGAAGCCCTTGTTGTCAACGATCCTCAGGAAATTGACGAGGTCGCTCTCCCACCCGCAACTCCCCCCTTCCTCGGAGTGTCCGTCCTCATCGAAGAACAGGTCTATGGCCGGATCTACCTCACGGGTAAGCCCGGGGGCTACGATCCTTCCGATGTTGCTGTTCTCAACGCCCTGGCACCAGCGGCGGGAATTGCCGTGGAAAATGCTCACCTCTACGCCGATGCCCGCCGGACCGAACGGTGGATTTCTGCCTCGCAGAACCTGACAACAACGATGCTTGAGGGCGCTGAAGAGGAGGAAGCACTTGAGTTGATTGCCCGTACTGTTCGCGAGGTGTCGCGCGCGGACACGGCAATCATTGTGCTTCCCTCAATCGGCGACACGTGGGCCGCCGAAATCACCGACGGCTTCCAGGCCGATTCCCTTCTCGGCGTTGTCTTCCCCCACGAAGGTCGGGCGATGTCTGTTCTTAACGAGGGAACCGGAATGATCGTTGATTCGATGGCGCGCGCCCAGACCATGCGGCTTCCCGCGCTTGCATCCTTCGGTCCAGCTCTCTACGCTCCCCTACGTTCAGGAAAGGCTTCCGCGGGTGTGCTCATTCTTCTGAGGAAAATCGGCTCACCCGAATTCGATTCCTCAGAACTTTCACTTGCCGAATCCCTGGCCTCCCAAGCTGCCCTGGCCCTTGAGATTGCCTCCGCACGCCACGCCCAGGACGTTGCCGCCCTCTTCGACGAACGCGACCGGATCGGCCGGGACCTCCATGACTTCGCCATTCAACAACTTTTTGCCACGGGCATGCAGTTAGATTCCGCGAAGCAACTCATCGACTCCGGCGAAGCGGTCTCCTCCGCCAAGCTGTCACAGATCCTCGATGATTCTCTTGCATCCATTGACGAGTCCGTCCGGCAAATCCGCGCGATCATCCACAAGATCCGCGAACCCGATCAGAACGTCGGAACGGTTGAGCGGGTGCGCCGTGAAACATCGCTGACGCGTTCCGTCCTCGGCTATGCCCCTTCCCTGCTCATCACCCTTGATGGGGTGGAAATTAACGCCGAAGAAGATCTTGAACCTCGACGCATCATGGAATTTGACGGGCGCATCGACCCGGATCGAAGCGACGATATCGTTGCCGTTGTTCGCGAGGGATTGTCCAACATTGCCCGCCACGCGCATGCAACCGCCGCGAGCGTCCGCGTTGAGCTTTCCGGACGGGAACACTTAGGCATGGTCCGCGTGAGCATTGCCGACGACGGACGAGGTATCGACCCGGATAGGACACGATCCTCTGGGCTGAGTAATCTGCGTGAGCGGGCCCGCCGACACGGTGGCACCTTCACGCTGACGCCGGGGATCGGTGGGCTCGGCACCCAATTGACCTGGGAGATTCCCCTGGCAAGCCACGCTCGAGAGTCGACGCATTAA
- the rnc gene encoding ribonuclease III: protein MPRAKKLPIPPSTDRTELMKRWGITVDDDLLELALMHRSYANEAGGIPNNERLEFLGDSVLSIVIADRLFHDHPQVTESDLSRMRAATVSQEPLAIAARRIDLGQYIYLGKGESLYGGRDKDSILSDTYEAMIGATYLTHGLEPTRQVILTNLEFLLKNAVVRGEHQDFKTQLVEYAQAAGLGEVRYEVTGTGPDHHRVFTARAFVAEYPEAVGSGTASSKKHAENAAAQDAMTRFDSASSV from the coding sequence ATGCCGCGTGCGAAGAAGCTTCCTATTCCCCCGTCCACTGATCGGACTGAACTGATGAAACGGTGGGGAATTACCGTTGACGATGACCTCCTTGAGCTCGCGCTGATGCATCGGTCCTACGCGAACGAGGCCGGAGGAATCCCCAATAACGAGCGCTTAGAGTTCCTTGGGGATTCTGTTTTGTCGATCGTCATTGCGGATCGACTATTCCACGATCACCCGCAGGTCACTGAATCTGACCTGTCGAGAATGCGAGCAGCAACTGTGTCCCAGGAGCCACTGGCAATTGCGGCGCGCCGCATCGACCTCGGCCAGTACATTTACCTGGGCAAAGGTGAATCCCTGTACGGAGGCCGAGACAAAGACTCAATCCTCTCCGACACCTATGAAGCGATGATCGGGGCAACGTATCTCACTCACGGCCTTGAACCAACCCGCCAAGTTATTCTGACGAACCTTGAGTTCCTTCTGAAAAACGCTGTTGTCCGCGGGGAACATCAGGACTTTAAGACGCAGCTTGTTGAATATGCACAGGCCGCTGGACTTGGAGAGGTTCGTTACGAGGTCACGGGAACCGGTCCCGATCATCATCGCGTCTTCACTGCCCGCGCCTTCGTTGCCGAATACCCCGAAGCGGTTGGCAGTGGCACGGCCTCGTCGAAGAAACATGCGGAGAACGCGGCCGCTCAGGACGCGATGACACGTTTTGATTCGGCATCCTCGGTGTGA
- a CDS encoding YceD family protein, giving the protein MSERPLEIALHALPRSIGSTLHAQTQWIVPDDLGTPAMAVDPGTVLPIDVDLTSVDGGVLVDVRTHATLRGECVRCLDPVIKDCDIHSVDVYVEQAASVTRVAGSQGKESHRGSQRGVDAEGDGEFLDDEYLIGPHDTVDIETQLRDAIITLVDDRPLCRPDCMGLCDVCGEKWEELPEDHRHEVIDPRLASLAHFFDEADARQSAENGGEH; this is encoded by the coding sequence ATGAGTGAGCGCCCGCTCGAAATTGCTCTCCACGCGCTTCCCCGGTCAATCGGATCAACTCTTCATGCGCAGACACAGTGGATTGTGCCTGATGATCTGGGAACGCCCGCGATGGCAGTTGATCCAGGGACCGTTCTGCCAATTGACGTAGACCTGACTTCTGTGGACGGAGGCGTCCTCGTTGATGTGCGGACGCATGCCACGTTGCGCGGAGAATGTGTGCGATGCCTTGACCCGGTGATTAAAGACTGCGACATTCACTCCGTTGACGTCTATGTTGAGCAGGCAGCATCCGTAACGCGGGTGGCGGGTTCGCAGGGGAAAGAATCACATCGCGGGTCGCAGCGAGGCGTTGACGCCGAAGGAGACGGTGAGTTCCTTGACGACGAATACCTCATCGGTCCGCATGACACTGTCGATATCGAGACCCAGCTCAGGGATGCGATCATCACCCTCGTTGACGACCGCCCGCTGTGCCGACCCGACTGCATGGGCCTGTGCGATGTCTGCGGAGAAAAATGGGAGGAACTGCCAGAGGATCACCGCCACGAGGTCATTGATCCGCGCCTGGCATCTCTCGCGCATTTCTTTGACGAGGCCGACGCTCGCCAATCAGCTGAGAACGGTGGTGAACACTAG
- the rsmD gene encoding 16S rRNA (guanine(966)-N(2))-methyltransferase RsmD: MTRIVSGSAKGRVLRVPPQGTRPTSERVREALFSRLEHWGMIEGTRVLDLYAGTGALGLEAVSRGASDAVLVEKSPKAARILRENVALTELDAGVRSADVHAFLGGRTGEPLTGEFGLVFIDPPYDIDEDRLGKTLELLGPWLSADALVIVERSVRSPQPRWPVFLRVEDRRTWGDTVAWMVGPPTPKDS; the protein is encoded by the coding sequence ATGACTCGCATTGTTTCCGGAAGCGCCAAGGGGCGTGTGCTTCGTGTGCCCCCTCAGGGGACGCGTCCCACCTCAGAACGCGTTCGCGAAGCTCTGTTTTCGCGTTTGGAGCACTGGGGGATGATCGAGGGCACGCGCGTTCTCGATCTCTATGCGGGCACTGGCGCTCTGGGGCTTGAGGCTGTGTCTCGTGGGGCAAGCGACGCCGTCCTCGTGGAAAAATCACCGAAGGCGGCGCGAATCCTTCGAGAGAATGTTGCGTTGACGGAGCTGGATGCTGGAGTGCGTTCAGCTGATGTCCATGCTTTTCTTGGTGGCCGGACGGGTGAGCCATTGACAGGCGAATTCGGCCTCGTTTTCATTGATCCGCCCTATGACATTGACGAGGATCGTCTGGGGAAGACTCTTGAACTCCTTGGTCCGTGGCTGAGCGCAGATGCTCTTGTCATCGTCGAACGATCGGTGCGTAGCCCCCAGCCGCGATGGCCCGTATTCCTGCGGGTTGAGGATCGCAGGACCTGGGGGGATACGGTTGCTTGGATGGTGGGTCCACCAACGCCGAAGGACTCGTAG
- a CDS encoding ATP-dependent DNA helicase RecG, translating into MNGLDIPLDLRLPARTARTFAKAGIETVRDLLRIAPRRYYHWGALTPLSTLREGDDVTILAEVVSTSIVANRSRPGVRCEVQLTDGVATIGATFFAKNEYTLIPHRKILTPGASMLFSGKVGSYRGRLQLTHPNFEGAEGDEEQIRRHVDRPIPIYPTTAGITSWVISRAIGVVLDTLTEDTIPDALGAQLRATYALASPLQAYRFLHQPEDDEQCALAKKTFAWEEALILQGALLAARRGARALEAPACQVQPNSLVTTFMESLPYELTQAQDEALGQISADLSLTQPMLRLLQGDVGSGKTVVALAALIQVVGAGYQGALLAPTEVLALQHVESIRALLTRAGILGGGLIGNEEGNEDEAPPRTGSARAAEDSTETSGANPQARGVEVRLLTGSTPLRARREIHALMESGVPMIVVGTHALLSEGVSFGNLALAVVDEQHRFGVAQRDKLRVMGPNGRGVHQLVMTATPIPRTIAMTVFGDLDETRMTGLPPGRTPVQTFLVDSTNASWMERLWQRAREEVDGGGRVYVVCPRIDQDDDVPDGDEAEARRPPLASVNAVAHTLRGLPVMTGVSIAELTGRTSNEDKDAVMAAFSAGTVPVIVATTVIEVGIDVPEATMMVILDAQQFGLSQLHQLRGRVGRSDRPSVCMAVHRHEMTDVGRLKLQAFASTTNGFDLAEEDMKIRQEGDVLGAQQSGRRSHLEFLSVRRDAGIIEKARSEAERIIEDDPDLSSHRQLEWEIIERSGETLAWLERS; encoded by the coding sequence ATGAACGGCCTGGACATCCCCCTTGATCTGCGTCTTCCCGCACGAACGGCACGGACTTTTGCAAAGGCCGGGATTGAGACGGTCCGCGATCTTCTCCGCATCGCCCCGAGGCGCTACTACCACTGGGGTGCGTTGACTCCTTTGTCGACGCTTCGCGAAGGTGACGACGTGACGATCCTTGCCGAGGTGGTGTCCACTTCCATCGTTGCGAATCGCTCCCGACCGGGCGTGCGCTGCGAAGTCCAATTAACCGATGGGGTTGCCACAATCGGGGCGACGTTTTTTGCCAAGAACGAATACACACTCATCCCGCATCGCAAGATCCTCACTCCCGGGGCATCGATGCTGTTCTCGGGCAAGGTCGGATCCTATCGGGGGCGGCTTCAGCTCACCCACCCGAACTTTGAGGGAGCCGAAGGCGACGAAGAACAGATTCGCCGCCACGTTGATCGTCCAATCCCAATCTATCCAACGACAGCGGGGATCACGTCCTGGGTGATCTCGCGGGCGATCGGCGTCGTCCTCGATACGCTCACCGAGGACACCATTCCCGACGCTCTGGGAGCGCAGCTGCGTGCGACTTATGCGCTGGCCTCTCCGCTCCAGGCCTATCGATTCCTCCATCAACCTGAAGATGATGAGCAGTGTGCCCTGGCGAAGAAAACTTTCGCATGGGAGGAAGCATTGATTCTTCAAGGGGCGCTTCTGGCTGCTCGCCGGGGTGCTCGTGCATTGGAGGCTCCTGCGTGCCAGGTCCAGCCGAACTCTCTCGTGACGACGTTCATGGAGTCCTTGCCTTATGAACTGACGCAGGCCCAGGACGAGGCTTTAGGTCAGATCTCGGCGGACCTGTCTCTGACTCAGCCGATGCTTCGCCTGCTTCAGGGGGACGTGGGTTCAGGGAAAACAGTTGTCGCCTTGGCGGCGCTCATCCAGGTTGTGGGGGCCGGCTATCAGGGGGCGCTCCTTGCACCAACGGAAGTTCTTGCTCTCCAGCATGTTGAGTCGATCCGCGCTCTCTTGACCCGGGCGGGAATCCTCGGGGGTGGTCTCATCGGCAACGAGGAGGGGAACGAGGACGAGGCTCCACCACGCACCGGGAGCGCCCGCGCTGCTGAGGATTCGACGGAGACGAGTGGTGCGAACCCACAGGCCAGGGGAGTGGAGGTTCGTTTACTCACGGGCTCAACGCCCCTTCGGGCACGACGTGAGATCCACGCGCTCATGGAATCTGGAGTCCCCATGATCGTCGTGGGAACGCACGCGCTGCTGAGCGAAGGCGTGTCTTTTGGCAACCTCGCTCTGGCCGTTGTTGACGAACAGCACCGTTTCGGTGTGGCTCAGCGTGACAAGCTCCGCGTCATGGGTCCGAACGGACGCGGTGTTCATCAGCTGGTCATGACGGCAACCCCGATTCCTCGGACAATCGCGATGACAGTTTTTGGTGATCTTGACGAGACGCGGATGACGGGTCTCCCTCCGGGGCGAACTCCTGTCCAGACTTTCCTCGTTGATTCAACGAACGCTTCGTGGATGGAGAGGCTGTGGCAGCGTGCCCGCGAAGAAGTCGACGGGGGTGGTCGCGTTTATGTTGTGTGTCCCCGAATCGATCAGGATGACGACGTTCCCGATGGAGACGAGGCCGAGGCGCGCCGCCCACCGCTGGCATCGGTGAATGCGGTTGCGCACACACTGCGCGGCCTGCCCGTCATGACGGGAGTGTCGATTGCTGAGCTGACTGGGCGCACGTCGAACGAGGACAAAGACGCAGTGATGGCGGCGTTCAGTGCGGGAACCGTTCCGGTCATCGTGGCGACAACGGTCATCGAAGTGGGAATTGACGTTCCCGAAGCAACGATGATGGTCATTCTTGACGCCCAGCAATTCGGTCTCTCGCAGCTCCATCAGCTTCGTGGCCGCGTTGGACGTTCCGATCGTCCATCGGTGTGTATGGCGGTGCATCGCCACGAGATGACAGATGTGGGACGACTGAAACTTCAGGCTTTCGCTTCGACGACGAATGGTTTTGATCTGGCTGAAGAAGACATGAAAATTCGCCAGGAGGGTGATGTTCTTGGCGCGCAGCAGTCGGGTCGGCGTTCTCACCTTGAGTTCCTTTCCGTTCGACGCGACGCAGGAATCATCGAGAAGGCCCGCAGTGAGGCGGAGAGAATTATCGAGGACGACCCGGATCTTTCCTCTCATCGCCAGCTGGAGTGGGAAATCATTGAACGTTCCGGGGAGACTCTTGCCTGGCTCGAACGATCGTGA
- the cydD gene encoding thiol reductant ABC exporter subunit CydD encodes MRPLDPRLLKYARSARRHILLTAGLGIVTAALVIVQALLISGAASPVITDRAPLGEVLPLIIALICVVIARALAHAVRDATAHRAADRAIRELRSAVITHAEKLGPRWRALHASDTTTLLTRGLDDLSAYFVKFLPQLFLTCTVTPLALATILTLDFWSALIAALVVPLIPVFMILIGRFTQESSKAKLTAMERLGSQLLDLIAGLPTLRGLGSERGPRKHLEALGKQNTRLTMATLRVAFLSGAVLEFLATLSVALVAVEVGMRLVSGSIDLFSGLAVIMLAPEVFEPLRQVGAQFHASANGVAAAEAAFAIIEEPLPQNKEKRQKAPEMRTTDIVLDNVCVAARGAWAPAELSATITPGSLTALVGASGAGKTTTVMTILGVEPTTRGQVLLRSHGDEDEAANSCDLAEVDEETWWDQITWVPQAPTILPGTLLDNVTDGAVLDNHEGDGVNSERLREAAESTGFSEVVDALAHGWATRVGHGGVGLSVGQRQRLALTRAMLDDSPIVVLDEPTAHLDAVSEETVIKAIEHMHRQGRTVIVIAHRNAVVARADSVIDVTTRLATPEEIAEYPILVAHREEEDLSVTLPGFLNDHHSDTTDHMVGASGHVDGGQR; translated from the coding sequence GTGCGTCCACTCGATCCTCGTTTACTCAAATATGCTCGCTCGGCACGCAGACATATCCTTTTGACCGCGGGCCTTGGCATCGTCACTGCGGCGCTGGTCATTGTCCAAGCACTCCTCATTTCGGGTGCCGCCTCCCCCGTCATTACTGACCGGGCGCCACTCGGTGAGGTTCTCCCCCTGATTATCGCTCTCATCTGCGTTGTCATTGCCCGCGCACTCGCCCACGCAGTGCGTGACGCAACGGCCCATCGGGCCGCCGACAGGGCAATCCGTGAGCTACGCAGCGCAGTGATCACCCATGCTGAGAAACTCGGTCCTCGCTGGCGCGCCCTCCACGCATCGGACACGACAACGCTGCTCACCCGAGGACTCGATGACCTCTCCGCCTACTTCGTGAAGTTTCTTCCCCAGTTATTCCTCACATGTACGGTTACTCCACTGGCCTTGGCCACGATTCTCACGTTGGATTTCTGGTCGGCGTTGATCGCCGCACTCGTTGTTCCACTCATCCCGGTCTTCATGATTCTCATCGGACGCTTCACTCAGGAATCATCGAAGGCAAAACTCACGGCAATGGAGCGACTCGGTTCTCAACTCCTTGACCTCATCGCCGGGCTACCGACGCTTCGAGGCCTGGGAAGTGAACGGGGTCCACGAAAACATCTTGAAGCCCTGGGGAAACAAAATACGCGCCTGACGATGGCAACCCTGAGAGTTGCTTTCCTCTCCGGAGCGGTCCTTGAATTCCTCGCAACTTTGTCCGTTGCCCTCGTCGCCGTCGAAGTCGGGATGCGTCTTGTCAGTGGCTCTATTGACCTGTTCTCCGGTCTTGCCGTGATCATGCTCGCCCCGGAAGTTTTCGAACCCCTACGACAGGTCGGCGCCCAATTCCACGCCTCCGCGAACGGGGTAGCAGCCGCTGAGGCAGCGTTCGCAATCATCGAAGAGCCCCTTCCTCAGAACAAGGAGAAGAGGCAAAAAGCTCCAGAGATGCGCACGACCGACATCGTCCTCGACAATGTCTGTGTCGCAGCCCGGGGAGCGTGGGCACCCGCCGAACTCAGCGCAACGATCACCCCGGGAAGCCTCACCGCTCTTGTTGGCGCGTCGGGAGCCGGAAAAACAACAACCGTCATGACAATTCTCGGCGTTGAACCAACGACGCGTGGCCAGGTTCTCCTGCGCTCTCATGGGGACGAGGACGAGGCAGCGAACTCCTGCGACCTGGCGGAAGTGGACGAGGAAACGTGGTGGGATCAGATCACGTGGGTTCCCCAGGCTCCAACGATTCTTCCGGGAACGCTCCTGGACAATGTCACAGACGGGGCCGTCCTCGACAATCACGAGGGCGACGGGGTCAACAGTGAGCGTCTGCGCGAGGCCGCAGAGTCCACGGGATTCTCAGAGGTTGTTGATGCCCTTGCCCACGGATGGGCCACCCGCGTTGGCCACGGAGGTGTTGGACTATCCGTCGGACAGCGACAGCGTCTGGCCCTAACACGCGCCATGCTTGACGATTCACCCATCGTTGTCCTTGACGAACCCACCGCCCATCTTGACGCCGTCAGCGAAGAAACCGTCATCAAGGCGATCGAACACATGCACCGTCAGGGACGTACCGTGATCGTCATTGCTCACCGCAATGCCGTGGTTGCCCGCGCTGACTCGGTCATTGATGTGACAACGCGCCTGGCCACCCCAGAAGAGATTGCCGAATACCCGATCCTCGTTGCCCACAGGGAAGAGGAGGATCTCTCGGTGACCCTTCCCGGATTCCTCAACGACCACCACAGCGACACCACCGATCACATGGTCGGCGCATCCGGTCACGTCGACGGAGGTCAACGATGA
- the cydC gene encoding thiol reductant ABC exporter subunit CydC: MTLFLTKSEKKALRRIIPLLGISRRALALSILLGTLGLGSAIALGSTAAWLIARASQHPPVLYLLVAATAVRLFGVSRSVLRYCQRLASHKVALTGMDALRQNVYDIVSRQGTDRIMMLRRGDLLARTGADVDDVGDIIVKSLMPTAVAFIVGIATVTGFAFISLPAALILALCLCVSGIVAPLLSMRAARLAEYASRQARTDLSTTTLTLLEGTTELQVNGTLPRMHSRLSSIEDALTSATARSARVAGIAAGVDRLAMGLAVVASLLIGIPETTSGVLAEVLLAVLVLTPLSSFEGTAEVAPACAQLVRSAGAAERIAAMLFEDEASPAPASHAGESTPTLSTPTIPAQTDPTTGALTCILRAHNLAIGWPGGPIIASGIDLTLTPGTTLAIVGPSGIGKTTLLMTLAGLIPPRAGSVTINGVNAWEASRADITQFVTVTAEDAHVFATSVLENIRVARPNLDEDEATQLLERVGLGSWLTSLPQGLTTTIGSQARTVSGGERRRLLMARALAVPAPLMLVDEAGEHLDGPTADALVRTLVDVDHSRGVLVVSHRLSALDAADEVLLIDAERDHDAADGPARIIARGTHAHLMETNTNYRWSYEQEHAALSLPDIHRD; encoded by the coding sequence ATGACGCTGTTTCTAACAAAGTCCGAGAAGAAAGCGCTTCGACGGATCATCCCTCTTCTGGGAATCTCCCGTCGAGCACTTGCCCTGTCCATCCTGCTGGGCACGCTGGGCCTGGGGTCGGCAATTGCTTTGGGTTCCACCGCTGCATGGCTCATTGCCCGCGCATCCCAGCATCCGCCTGTCCTCTATCTCCTCGTTGCTGCGACGGCTGTTCGCCTTTTCGGTGTCTCACGATCCGTGCTGCGGTACTGTCAGCGTCTTGCTTCCCACAAGGTCGCTCTGACCGGAATGGATGCCCTCCGACAAAATGTCTACGACATCGTGTCTCGTCAGGGAACGGACAGGATCATGATGCTGCGACGTGGGGACCTCCTTGCCCGCACAGGCGCCGACGTTGACGACGTTGGCGACATCATCGTCAAGTCTCTCATGCCCACCGCAGTTGCCTTCATTGTCGGGATTGCAACGGTGACGGGATTTGCATTCATTTCTCTTCCGGCTGCTCTTATTCTTGCCCTATGTCTGTGCGTCTCCGGCATCGTTGCACCGCTCCTATCGATGAGAGCTGCCCGCCTGGCCGAATATGCGTCACGTCAGGCCCGCACAGACTTGTCAACAACAACATTGACTCTCCTTGAGGGAACAACCGAACTTCAGGTCAACGGAACACTTCCCCGCATGCATTCGCGACTGTCCTCCATCGAGGACGCCTTAACGTCGGCCACGGCGCGATCCGCCCGGGTTGCTGGCATAGCCGCAGGTGTTGATCGTCTTGCGATGGGGCTTGCGGTTGTTGCTTCTCTCCTGATCGGGATCCCCGAGACAACATCCGGAGTTCTCGCCGAGGTTCTTCTCGCCGTCCTTGTCCTCACTCCCCTATCTTCTTTCGAGGGGACAGCCGAAGTGGCTCCCGCGTGTGCTCAACTTGTGCGTTCGGCCGGAGCTGCCGAACGTATCGCCGCAATGCTTTTCGAGGACGAGGCGTCACCCGCACCCGCATCGCACGCTGGGGAATCGACTCCCACGTTGTCCACACCCACGATCCCCGCGCAGACAGACCCCACAACGGGTGCCCTCACATGTATTCTTCGTGCACACAACCTCGCGATCGGATGGCCGGGCGGTCCCATCATCGCTTCAGGTATTGATCTCACTCTCACACCCGGGACCACGCTAGCAATCGTTGGCCCATCCGGTATTGGGAAAACCACTCTCCTCATGACGCTCGCGGGTCTTATTCCACCGCGCGCTGGATCTGTAACAATCAACGGTGTCAACGCGTGGGAAGCCTCCCGCGCCGACATCACGCAGTTCGTCACGGTCACCGCCGAAGACGCCCACGTCTTTGCCACATCCGTCCTCGAAAATATCCGGGTCGCTCGTCCGAATCTTGACGAGGACGAAGCAACGCAACTCCTTGAACGTGTCGGTCTGGGCAGCTGGCTCACATCTCTTCCTCAAGGGCTTACCACAACCATCGGATCGCAGGCACGGACTGTCTCCGGCGGAGAACGCCGACGTCTCCTCATGGCACGCGCTCTTGCCGTACCGGCACCTCTGATGCTCGTGGATGAAGCCGGTGAGCATCTTGACGGCCCCACCGCCGACGCTCTTGTTCGTACACTCGTTGATGTTGATCATTCGCGCGGAGTTCTCGTGGTCTCCCATCGGCTCTCCGCACTCGATGCCGCCGACGAAGTACTCCTCATCGACGCGGAGAGGGACCATGACGCCGCGGATGGTCCCGCGCGGATCATTGCTCGGGGAACGCATGCACATCTCATGGAGACGAACACGAATTATCGGTGGTCATACGAGCAGGAACATGCGGCATTGTCGCTGCCTGACATCCATCGCGATTGA
- a CDS encoding response regulator, producing MIVDDHEIVRRGIAEIIDRADELEVVAEAGTVADAVRRAGLVRPDVILVDLQLPDGTGIDIMEKLRETHPEILPIVLTSFDDDEALAESLDKGARAYILKTVRGAEITDVVKAVAAGRVLLDERTLTRRRADHDDPTADLTPSERKVLELIGDGLSNREIGEKLGVAEKTVKNHITSLLSKMGLQRRTQVAAWVAGQRAAAWRH from the coding sequence ATGATCGTTGACGATCATGAAATCGTCAGACGAGGGATCGCTGAGATTATTGACCGCGCGGACGAGCTGGAAGTCGTCGCCGAGGCCGGTACGGTTGCGGATGCGGTGCGGCGCGCTGGACTTGTCCGCCCCGATGTGATCCTCGTGGATCTCCAGCTTCCCGATGGCACGGGAATTGACATCATGGAGAAACTGCGGGAAACACATCCGGAGATCCTCCCGATCGTTCTCACCTCATTTGATGATGACGAGGCGTTAGCGGAGTCTTTGGATAAGGGTGCTCGCGCCTATATTCTCAAGACGGTTCGTGGTGCGGAGATCACGGATGTTGTCAAAGCTGTTGCCGCTGGCCGCGTTCTCCTTGACGAACGTACTCTGACGCGTCGGCGCGCAGATCATGATGATCCAACGGCCGATCTGACCCCCTCGGAACGTAAAGTCCTTGAACTCATCGGTGATGGCCTGTCGAATAGGGAAATCGGTGAGAAGCTGGGGGTTGCCGAAAAAACCGTGAAGAACCACATCACGTCGCTGCTGTCGAAAATGGGGTTGCAACGCCGCACCCAGGTCGCAGCGTGGGTTGCGGGGCAGCGCGCAGCTGCGTGGCGTCACTAG
- the coaD gene encoding pantetheine-phosphate adenylyltransferase, protein MTTAVFPGSFDPLTLGHLDVIERAHALFDRVIVAIGVNRDKRYRFTVDQRLEMIRLAVGDRERVDVMEMSGALVSFVKEQHADVVIKGIRGGADVEWESPQAAVNREVGGVETLWLPTRPELAHVSSSMVRELLDVQIRVDRYVPSAILPLISDNKGVQRAH, encoded by the coding sequence ATGACGACCGCAGTATTTCCAGGTTCTTTCGACCCCCTGACTTTGGGGCATCTCGATGTCATTGAACGCGCGCACGCCCTCTTTGACCGGGTCATTGTTGCCATCGGTGTCAATCGGGACAAACGTTACCGGTTCACGGTGGATCAGCGCCTGGAGATGATCAGATTGGCTGTCGGAGACCGTGAAAGAGTTGACGTCATGGAAATGAGCGGTGCGCTTGTGTCCTTCGTCAAAGAACAGCACGCCGATGTTGTGATTAAAGGAATACGCGGTGGCGCGGACGTTGAATGGGAAAGCCCGCAGGCCGCGGTTAACCGTGAGGTTGGGGGAGTAGAAACGCTGTGGCTACCGACCCGGCCGGAACTCGCCCACGTGTCATCGTCGATGGTTCGGGAACTTCTTGACGTGCAAATCCGGGTTGATCGGTATGTTCCTTCGGCAATCCTGCCACTGATATCAGACAATAAGGGTGTCCAGCGTGCACACTAA